From the genome of Capra hircus breed San Clemente chromosome 21, ASM170441v1, whole genome shotgun sequence:
TAAGCTAATAGGCTGTGCTTGGGGGCATGCTGACGAGCAGTGAACTCTTAAAACCGGGCCTTTTGGTTCTCTCTGTGTTTGACCCTGAGACCTCTCTAATGGCATAGACTCAGACCTGGGTCTTTTCACTTGCTATCCTCAGAGCTCCCAGTATAAGGCCCTTAGGTCCAACTCCGCAAGCTCAAATGTCTGGCTTTATTGCTCTAGAAGGAAAACCTTGGTCAAGTGTCCCAACCTCCCTGGGTCTCAGGGTCCTTATGTGCCAGCTGGGGATATTGATGGGAATCTCAGGGCTGCTGTGAGACTTGGTGGGGAAAGGCAACTCAGCTCAGTGACTGTGTGTAGCTAAGTGTTGAGCGGATGCTAGGCGTCATCACCTCACCGTTGCTATGGTTCTTGCTGTCATACAGAGGATGTAGGGACTTTGGGAAATTCctaattttcctttcttccctgctTTGGACAGTCTAACCATTATCACTCCTGTTTTACTCTATAACCATCAATCTCCTTGTGGATTTGGGGAGAGCTGAGCTTCCATATTCAGGATCATGTTGTTGATAGCCCCCCGCAGCCTTGCCTGGTCCGAGGGATGTGGGTTTCTCATTCTCACCTATGTTGGCCAACATTTGTGTGCGTGTGGTGTGACTGGGTGTGTATCGTGTGGTGCATGCAGCGTGAATTAGGGAATATACTTTCATCTCCTTTTTCAATACCTCACCCTCAGACTTGGGGAGTCTATAACATGTGGTGAGAAGACCAAGGCAACTACCAATGTGATCCTGGTCCCAATGTGATCATCAGCACGGTCACCATCCTGGGCCTCTACTTGGAGTGATGGAAAGCATAGCCATCAGGTCAAGAGAAGTGGATTCTACTCCTGACTTTCATTAGCTGGCTTTGTAACTTTGAGTACATTAATTAATCTCTCTCTGAATTTCACTTTCCTGATCTAAGAAATGGGGGAAAGGATGACACTTCAACCTCTACACCCAACGTTGTGTTAGGATAATCAGTAATCATAAAAATGCACGTATGGGGAATAGACTTCAAAACTTTCATTTATCATTAATTTTCACTTTGAATCCCAATAATCATCTTATGAGCTATGTATCAAGGTACTCCTTTTTCAGACAGGAGAAGTAGGATTCAAAGAGAGCAATTACAATTACATGTGAATTCAGGGTCACAGAGCAAGTAAGCGCACAGCCATTGAATCTGACTCAAGTCTACATGCCAACGTACCCTAAGCCTTACCTCGAAAGAAAATATAGTTGATAAGAAGCATCACAGTGCCAGGGTCTATGTTCTTGACTAGGTTGTTGATTTTCCCCTGGGTTTTCTGACGGACATAGTTATTGATCTGCTTCTGAGCATTTTCTGAGTTCTGGAAGTTGGTGGGGATGGTGTCTGCCTTGTACATGTTCTTGACTTCTGTCAGAAACTTCTGCTGGGGCTTTACCTTCTGGTCAATAAACAAGGCATTCCCGAGTCCCAGCCTTTGGTCCTGGTTCCTCTGATTCAGCCTGTGGATGAGGTAATGGAAGCCTTCATGGAGGTCTTTCTCAGGGATGTTCCTGAAGTTGAAGCCCTCCTTGATCTCAGCCAGGGTGGAGTCCTGGGCACCCAGAGACAGCATGGAGAAGGCCATGGAGATGCTCCAGGGGGAGAAGAGGATGTTATTGTCAGGGCTGCTGAAGGACAGTTTCTTAAACAGCTTGAGTCCAAAGTCTGTGTTTCGCTTTGCAAGCTCCTGAGCTGTCCGCTTTCCCTTCCCTACTTGGCCCTGACTCACAGCTTCATACTTCTCTGGAGAGAAGTTGGGCTTCAGAAGACCTTCCACAGTGAGGAGGCCAGCCAGAAGCAGGCCCAGGCCCAGCAAGGGGTTCATTTTTCTTGGAACTTGTCCTGTTGAGTAGTAGAAGTGAGGTTAgcagaaaagagaacaaaagaactCCATTACTCCTGTCTTATCCACAAGGAAGACAATGAAAGAAGTGATACTGTGCCCAGCGTGTGCTGGGCACGGCAGTCCCTAAATGCTTTGACATTCATTACAGCGTCTAGCCTTTGCAATCACCTCGGAGACTAGAGACGATGACATGATGAGAACTCTGAGTGTAGGGGATAGCTCTTGCTTACCCCTTCCCCTGTCTTATAGTAACAGGACCTCAGTTTCTTTAAGGGATTGCTTCCTTCTCTACACTGGATCACAGTAAGAATAATCCATGGTGTGGGCATCTGACCCAAGCTAAGTTATCATAGTACTCCATCCCCCTGCCGCCGAGTACTTACGgaatgagaaggggacaagaatTGGATCAATCAGTGTCTTTCTTTGAGAATGCAAAGTCCATTCTAACTCTGGGGTAACTGGCTTAATATTAAAGCCTGGGACCTGAATGTGAACATGACATCCACATATAGAaggaaaagtgagagagagatggaaagacagatggaaggagagaaaggagaataTGTATTTGGTGACATCTTTGAAGTTCCTGGATTGAACTTTACCTGAAGCCCACCCACTTCCATTTTTCCAAGTTATAAGAGTCAATAAACATCCCTTTTAGAGCTGGTTGGCTTGAGTTGGTTTATTTTTCCTTACAACCAGAGCTAAAGTTTCCTAGAGAGAAGAGGGGAGCTGTGAGCTGGTAGCAGCCAACTCTCACAGCATCACCAGCCCCAGGGACGTGCACCAATTAGGCTCCTTTCAATTGACtgaaagagagaataaaagagcaacccatggacagaggggactggtgggcttcagttcatggggtcgcacagagttggacacaactgaagcgacttagcagcagcataaggcCTGCACCTAGGGGAGCCCCAAATCCTCACTTTTTTCATGCCCCCAAACCCTCTATGCCCAGGTCCTGTGGATACAGCCATCTTCACAGCAGACATGAGTCTTCAGGAAGCTTGGGACCCTGCATCTGAAAATTCTATTAGATACTGCCTTTGCTTGCCATGATCCCTTTCTGTCTTCctaaggaaacttttttttccagGTATCTACCCTTCCCTCAGGCAGCTCATGTTCCTCAGGAGCAGGACCCCAACTCCAGCTCTAAGGGTAGCCCTGAATGGGGCAGGGTAACCTCCACTCTTCTACTACTGACCTGGTCCTGAGCCAGGCCTAATCCAGTCAGCGCACAGAGTTTCTTTTGTTAGTTTTCAGAGAGGGACAGAGGACTTACGTGATCAGTGAGGGGGCATTTCTCTTTGCTGCAATGTTGGGGTGCTGCggtcctctctcttcctctggatGCCCTGACCAGGGAGATGTAGACCCAGAGGCTCCCATAGCCCTTAGTCCCATACGACTCCAGGGCAAACCCAGAACACAAAGAGGATGCCCACAAGGGCTTTGctgagaaactgaggctggggtCCCAGAGTAAGCTCACCTGGAGCCCACTGTACCTTAAGACTTTCCGTGATGCCGGTGTGAGATATGTGGTCAGTTACTTCAAGGCAAAAGCATCCTAACAAATGccaagttttgttttatttcaaatgttGGGACTACCGGGCAGACAAGAGTCTTGACTCTGATGTGAGGCACTGAAGAAGCgccctcccctctctgagcctgggtGATCTTCAAATACTTTTCACTCCTAATGAATCACTGTTtagcaaaaattaaagacagtcaGTGATGAGCCAGGCCTCCAGGGGCTGTCTGAAAATAGAGTATAGACATGAAGCTCAGTAAAATTCCCAGGGTTGTTTCAGATGAaggcaagaaaacaagaaaatgggaaagattCAGTGTCTCGGGTTAGGGGGCTGGACCGTGCAAAGACTGCCTGGAttaaaaatagaagtttttcCCATCCAGAGGGGCAGGCCACCTTCATATGCATTATTTTCCAATGCCTGGGAATCAAGAAGTGAAGATGTGGCTGGCAAGGAGCTGAGAGAACATTCTAGCAGCAGGATGACCAGCC
Proteins encoded in this window:
- the SERPINA12 gene encoding serpin A12 isoform X2; the encoded protein is MNPLLGLGLLLAGLLTVEGLLKPNFSPEKYEAVSQGQVGKGKRTAQELAKRNTDFGLKLFKKLSFSSPDNNILFSPWSISMAFSMLSLGAQDSTLAEIKEGFNFRNIPEKDLHEGFHYLIHRLNQRNQDQRLGLGNALFIDQKVKPQQKFLTEVKNMYKADTIPTNFQNSENAQKQINNYVRQKTQGKINNLVKNIDPGTVMLLINYIFFRARWQHEFDPKETKEEDFILDKNKSVKVPMMFHVGVYNVGRDDQLSCTVLEMPYQSNFTAIFVLPDEGRMKQVEEALGLETFARWKKLLVRRVADVFVPRLTITSNYDLKKTLSHLGISKIFEEHGDLTRISPHRNLKVGEAVHKATLKMDEKGTEGAGGSGVQTLPMETPIRVKINRRFLLMIWETKMNNLLFFGKIVNPSGR
- the SERPINA12 gene encoding serpin A12 isoform X1 is translated as MRLELDTRPSGQVPRKMNPLLGLGLLLAGLLTVEGLLKPNFSPEKYEAVSQGQVGKGKRTAQELAKRNTDFGLKLFKKLSFSSPDNNILFSPWSISMAFSMLSLGAQDSTLAEIKEGFNFRNIPEKDLHEGFHYLIHRLNQRNQDQRLGLGNALFIDQKVKPQQKFLTEVKNMYKADTIPTNFQNSENAQKQINNYVRQKTQGKINNLVKNIDPGTVMLLINYIFFRARWQHEFDPKETKEEDFILDKNKSVKVPMMFHVGVYNVGRDDQLSCTVLEMPYQSNFTAIFVLPDEGRMKQVEEALGLETFARWKKLLVRRVADVFVPRLTITSNYDLKKTLSHLGISKIFEEHGDLTRISPHRNLKVGEAVHKATLKMDEKGTEGAGGSGVQTLPMETPIRVKINRRFLLMIWETKMNNLLFFGKIVNPSGR